Proteins found in one Phocoena sinus isolate mPhoSin1 chromosome 19, mPhoSin1.pri, whole genome shotgun sequence genomic segment:
- the TTC9B gene encoding tetratricopeptide repeat protein 9B: MQRGALSPVLMLSAAPEPPPCPPPALSPPGPSPRHGSARSSPAPEPSGGLGAALDSSLRAAVAFKAEGQRCYREKKFREAIGKYHRALLQLKAAQGARPGGLPAPAPAPGPATSQGPARLSEEQRRLVENTEVECYDSLTACLLQSELVNYERVREYCLKVLEKQQGNFKATYRAGIAFYHLGDYARALRYLQEARSREPTDTNVLRYIQLTQLKMNRCSLQREDSGAGAASRGVTG, from the exons ATGCAGCGCGGCGCGCTGTCCCCGGTGCTGATGCTCAGCGCTGCCCCGGAGCCTCCGCCGTGCCCGCCTCCCGCCCTTTCCCCGCCGGGCCCCAGCCCCCGCCATGGGTCGGCTCGGTCCAGTCCTGCCCCAGAGCCGTCGGGGGGCCTGGGTGCGGCTCTCGACAGCAGCCTGCGGGCCGCCGTGGCGTTTAAGGCGGAGGGTCAGCGCTGCTACCGAGAGAAGAAGTTCCGGGAAGCCATCGGCAAGTATCATCGGGCACTGCTGCAACTGAAGGCGGCGCAGGGGGCCCGCCCTGGAGGCCTGCCcgctcccgcccccgcccccgggcccGCCACCAGCCAAGGGCCAGCCCGCCTCAGCGAGGAGCAGCGGCGCCTGGTGGAGAACACGGAGGTGGAATGTTACGACTCTCTCACTG CCTGCCTGCTGCAGTCGGAGCTGGTGAACTACGAGCGGGTGCGCGAGTACTGTCTCAAGGTGCTGGAGAAGCAGCAGGGCAACTTCAAGGCGACCTACCGCGCCGGCATTGCCTTCTACCACCTGGGCGACTATGCACGTGCTTTGCGCTACCTGCAGGAGGCCCGCAGCCGGGAACCCACAg ACACCAACGTCCTGCGCTACATCCAGCTGACTCAGCTGAAGATGAACCGTTGCAGCCTCCAGCGGGAAGacagtggggctggggctgcGTCCCGGGGTGTCACTGGCTGA